One window of the Xenopus tropicalis strain Nigerian chromosome 10, UCB_Xtro_10.0, whole genome shotgun sequence genome contains the following:
- the foxj1 gene encoding forkhead box protein J1 (The RefSeq protein has 1 substitution compared to this genomic sequence) — protein MEDSWVTFQAEGEQGQDSFSSSVNLDDSLTSLQWLQEFSILNANVGKAPSSGDSHGYKHLFGAPCSPLAADPACLGMPHTPGKPISSSTSRASHLGLQPMEDIDYKTNPHVKPPYSYATLICMAMQASKKTKITLSAIYKWITDNFCYFRHADPTWQNSIRHNLSLNKCFIKVPREKDEPGKGGFWKIDPQYADRLMNGAMKKRRLPPVQIHPAFASAQAAASGNSNRGSPWQLSVNSESHQLLKEFEEATGEQGWNALGEHGWNAISDGKSHKRKQPLPKRMFKAPRLSSSPMLCQEEQTELGSLKGDFDWEVIFDSSMNGVNFSAFEDLEVTPPLSPVTRSVDLTVHGKHIDCPQQWYPLGQDQAVVQNSLDFDETFLATSFLQHPWEENRNDYLSNSANIEQLFDLNEEFPAELNDWSALGSYI, from the exons ATGGAGGACAGCTGGGTGACTTTCCAGGCTGAGGGGGAGCAAGGCCAAGATTCCTTTTCTAGCTCGGTTAACCTGGACGACAGTCTGACCAGCTTACAGTGGCTACAAGAATTCTCCATACTCAATGCCAACGTGGGTAAAGCACCATCATCTGGGGACTCCCATGGTTACAAACATCTATCCGGTGCCCCCTGTTCTCCTCTGGCCGCCGACCCCGCTTGCCTGGGCATGCCACATACCCCAGGAAAACCCATCTCCTCGTCCACCTCGCGGGCGTCCCACCTGGGACTCCAGCCAATGGAAGATATCGATTACAAGACCAACCCGCATGTGAAGCCCCCTTATTCCTACGCCACCCTCATCTGTATGGCAATGCAAGCAAGCAAGAAGACCAAGATCACACTGTCTGCCATTTACAAGTGGATCACCGACAACTTCTGCTACTTCCGACACGCCGACCCCACCTGGCAG AATTCTATTAGACACAACCTCTCCCTGAATAAGTGTTTCATCAAAGTCCCACGGGAAAAAGATGAGCCTGGCAAAGGAGGCTTCTGGAAGATTGACCCACAATATGCCGATCGCCTGATGAATGGGGCCATGAAGAAGCGCAGACTCCCGCCTGTGCAGATCCATCCGGCCTTCGCTAGCGCCCAGGCTGCAGCCTCCGGTAATAGCAACAGAGGTTCCCCCTGGCAGTTGAGCGTCAATTCGGAGTCCCACCAACTGCTGAAGGAATTCGAGGAGGCAACCGGTGAGCAAGGCTGGAATGCATTAGGAGAGCATGGCTGGAATGCCATAAGCGATGGGAAGTCCCACAAGCGCAAGCAGCCATTGCCCAAACGCATGTTTAAGGCCCCACgcctctccagctcccctatgCTCTGCCAAGAGGAGCAGACTGAATTGGGGTCCTTGAAAGGTGATTTTGACTGGGAAGTGATCTTCGACTCTTCAATGAATGGGGTTAACTTCTCGGCCTTCGAGGACCTGGAAGTCACGCCTCCCCTGAGCCCAGTTACGCGCTCTGTCGACCTCACCGTTCATGGAAAGCACATCGACTGCCCACAGCAGTGGTACCCACTGGGACAGGACCAAGCGGTGGTCCAAAACAGCTTGGATTTTGATGAGACCTTCCTGGCCACCTCCTTCCTCCAGCACCCGTGGGAAGAGAACAGGAATGATTATCTGTCAAACTCTGCCAATATCGAACAGCTTTTTGATCTCAATGAGGAATTTCCCGCAGAGCTCAATGACTGGTCTGCCTTGGGCTCCTATATATAA
- the foxj1 gene encoding forkhead box protein J1 isoform X1: MVPREAFQSLWYLMPGSRVRGVNRKRAGRAITHLPTTSAAAAAAAAASRTFLPSSALLGPTVPQEQFLDHQALLMFDLPTVAPIDMEDSWVTFQAEGEQGQDSFSSSVNLDDSLTSLQWLQEFSILNANVGKAPSSGDSHGYKHLSGAPCSPLAADPACLGMPHTPGKPISSSTSRASHLGLQPMEDIDYKTNPHVKPPYSYATLICMAMQASKKTKITLSAIYKWITDNFCYFRHADPTWQNSIRHNLSLNKCFIKVPREKDEPGKGGFWKIDPQYADRLMNGAMKKRRLPPVQIHPAFASAQAAASGNSNRGSPWQLSVNSESHQLLKEFEEATGEQGWNALGEHGWNAISDGKSHKRKQPLPKRMFKAPRLSSSPMLCQEEQTELGSLKGDFDWEVIFDSSMNGVNFSAFEDLEVTPPLSPVTRSVDLTVHGKHIDCPQQWYPLGQDQAVVQNSLDFDETFLATSFLQHPWEENRNDYLSNSANIEQLFDLNEEFPAELNDWSALGSYI; encoded by the exons ATGGTGCCCAGAGAAGCCTTTCAGAGCCTCTGGTACTTAATGCCTGGCAGCAGAGTCAGGGGGGTAAATAGGAAAAGAGCTGGCAGGGCAATAACTCATCTCCCCACCACctctgctgccgctgctgctgctgctgctgcttccagAACCTTCCTGCCTAGTTCTGCTCTATTGGGACCCACTGTACCTCAG GAGCAGTTCTTGGATCACCAGGCTTTATTAATGTTTGACCTGCCCACAGTGGCCCCGATAGACATGGAGGACAGCTGGGTGACTTTCCAGGCTGAGGGGGAGCAAGGCCAAGATTCCTTTTCTAGCTCGGTTAACCTGGACGACAGTCTGACCAGCTTACAGTGGCTACAAGAATTCTCCATACTCAATGCCAACGTGGGTAAAGCACCATCATCTGGGGACTCCCATGGTTACAAACATCTATCCGGTGCCCCCTGTTCTCCTCTGGCCGCCGACCCCGCTTGCCTGGGCATGCCACATACCCCAGGAAAACCCATCTCCTCGTCCACCTCGCGGGCGTCCCACCTGGGACTCCAGCCAATGGAAGATATCGATTACAAGACCAACCCGCATGTGAAGCCCCCTTATTCCTACGCCACCCTCATCTGTATGGCAATGCAAGCAAGCAAGAAGACCAAGATCACACTGTCTGCCATTTACAAGTGGATCACCGACAACTTCTGCTACTTCCGACACGCCGACCCCACCTGGCAG AATTCTATTAGACACAACCTCTCCCTGAATAAGTGTTTCATCAAAGTCCCACGGGAAAAAGATGAGCCTGGCAAAGGAGGCTTCTGGAAGATTGACCCACAATATGCCGATCGCCTGATGAATGGGGCCATGAAGAAGCGCAGACTCCCGCCTGTGCAGATCCATCCGGCCTTCGCTAGCGCCCAGGCTGCAGCCTCCGGTAATAGCAACAGAGGTTCCCCCTGGCAGTTGAGCGTCAATTCGGAGTCCCACCAACTGCTGAAGGAATTCGAGGAGGCAACCGGTGAGCAAGGCTGGAATGCATTAGGAGAGCATGGCTGGAATGCCATAAGCGATGGGAAGTCCCACAAGCGCAAGCAGCCATTGCCCAAACGCATGTTTAAGGCCCCACgcctctccagctcccctatgCTCTGCCAAGAGGAGCAGACTGAATTGGGGTCCTTGAAAGGTGATTTTGACTGGGAAGTGATCTTCGACTCTTCAATGAATGGGGTTAACTTCTCGGCCTTCGAGGACCTGGAAGTCACGCCTCCCCTGAGCCCAGTTACGCGCTCTGTCGACCTCACCGTTCATGGAAAGCACATCGACTGCCCACAGCAGTGGTACCCACTGGGACAGGACCAAGCGGTGGTCCAAAACAGCTTGGATTTTGATGAGACCTTCCTGGCCACCTCCTTCCTCCAGCACCCGTGGGAAGAGAACAGGAATGATTATCTGTCAAACTCTGCCAATATCGAACAGCTTTTTGATCTCAATGAGGAATTTCCCGCAGAGCTCAATGACTGGTCTGCCTTGGGCTCCTATATATAA